In bacterium, a single window of DNA contains:
- a CDS encoding nucleotidyl transferase AbiEii/AbiGii toxin family protein yields MGVRLSRLATAIKQTYPAVAKRGSVVEEAAVLDVAFDHLLYGLHERGVYEAVGLTLKGGTALRKYHLGHRSRFSFDLDFDAEEGAEELVAEEIDGMAFRHFEFTSHERRGHYSTRVATDLLDGGQLEAKIDFSTRGLWLPPEQRSLIDTPVQAAYPFDPVFAVPVMRTDENVAEKLGRWQERPLVRDLYDLAALSTRIDDPQLVTRMWVLKSYAGMVSGSRRRQGGPAASIDELTADKRAAPFVLRSLVLPTAPPDAAKQALVEGYLPKVDRLCRTVAAHMTPDLYRYADDRGALSWEVGQEIAEIERQALSTLTRDDPHRNPSDLGPGWL; encoded by the coding sequence ATGGGAGTCCGACTGAGCCGCCTCGCCACAGCGATCAAGCAGACCTACCCCGCCGTCGCCAAGAGGGGGTCGGTTGTCGAGGAAGCGGCGGTGCTGGACGTGGCGTTCGATCATCTCCTCTACGGACTTCACGAGCGGGGCGTGTACGAAGCGGTCGGCCTGACGCTGAAGGGCGGCACGGCGCTGCGGAAGTACCACCTCGGGCATCGGAGCCGGTTCTCCTTCGACCTTGACTTCGACGCTGAGGAAGGCGCCGAAGAGTTGGTCGCTGAGGAGATCGACGGTATGGCCTTCCGTCACTTCGAGTTCACGTCACACGAACGCCGGGGGCACTACAGCACCCGTGTGGCCACGGATCTGCTCGACGGCGGGCAGCTCGAGGCGAAGATAGACTTCTCCACCCGAGGCCTTTGGCTCCCGCCCGAACAACGCAGCCTCATCGACACGCCAGTCCAGGCCGCCTACCCGTTCGATCCCGTGTTCGCAGTCCCGGTGATGCGCACAGACGAGAACGTGGCGGAGAAGCTCGGACGCTGGCAGGAGCGTCCTCTCGTCCGTGACCTGTACGACCTGGCCGCTCTGAGCACCAGAATCGACGACCCGCAGCTCGTCACCCGGATGTGGGTGCTGAAAAGCTACGCCGGGATGGTGAGCGGTAGCCGCCGCCGACAGGGCGGGCCTGCGGCCTCTATCGACGAGCTGACCGCCGACAAGCGCGCCGCTCCGTTCGTTCTTCGCTCCCTGGTGCTGCCCACAGCCCCTCCCGACGCAGCGAAGCAGGCCCTCGTAGAGGGCTACCTGCCGAAGGTGGACCGGCTGTGTCGCACTGTGGCTGCTCACATGACCCCCGACCTGTACCGCTACGCCGACGACAGGGGCGCTCTCAGCTGGGAGGTAGGCCAAGAGATCGCAGAGATCGAGCGGCAGGCGCTGTCCACCCTCACCCGCGACGACCCGCACAGGAACCCGTCAGATCTGGGGCCGGGTTGGCTCTGA